A window of the Culex pipiens pallens isolate TS unplaced genomic scaffold, TS_CPP_V2 Cpp_Un0029, whole genome shotgun sequence genome harbors these coding sequences:
- the LOC128093742 gene encoding uncharacterized protein LOC128093742 produces MALLNTQRDDRLMVGPHAHTHPRFGSHQKTHERDVDGETVDPENPPPLPDDQEPSFRTWYTVPLRFFESKRGKRNLSFRGFGFHVSRTARLAGTIGWTCSRQGCTCRVITRGVDKLWYGPNNHNHGGPRNKRSRSGGEGDAGPVGEPLQIKLEPIEYQ; encoded by the exons ATGGCCCTGCTGAACACCCAGCGTGACGATCGGCTGATGGTGGGACCGCACGCCCACACTCATCCACGCTTCGGCAGTCACCAAAAGACGCACGAAAGGGACGTTGACGGAGAAACGGTCGATCCGG AAAACCCCCCGCCGCTGCCGGACGACCAGGAACCGAGCTTCCGCACCTGGTACACCGTTCCGTTGCGCTTTTTCGAGAGCAAACGGGGCAAGCGCAATCTGTCCTTCCGGGGGTTCGGGTTTCACGTGTCCCGCACGGCGCGCCTGGCCGGCACGATCGGGTGGACCTGCTCGCGGCAAGGCTGCACCTGTCGGGTGATTACGCGCGGCGTCGACAAGCTGTGGTACGGCCCCAACAACCACAACCATGGGGGACCGCGAAACAAGCGGTCGAGGTCGGGCGGTGAAGGCGATGCTGGTCCAGTGGGTGAACCGTTACAGATTAAACTCGAGCCTATTGAATATcagtaa
- the LOC128093734 gene encoding uncharacterized protein LOC128093734, with product MLKQRNSFFLLEIYLNLNSNLIFFFFPDQPTVLESNQVPKPSTWYYVELQYAKNSNGSILLFRGYRYDRQKLFPDAVISWKCSERDCPAMVFTLGENCLKIKSHAHNHACLGNKAMVFSKKVSQLAPQYQNVQPALQVPSKPPPLLHDHQTPMPSIWYTVPLKFFRNKVSKLSVRFHGHEYNMEKKTRSGDTVTWICPKPACSSFIITRGKDQVWLCPRPHNHAPSAFRALRVKQSDQKLADGGQAQKASTAPKQSVPKSDNAAKNDNAPKTDNVPKLKEEVDPMGDDVEYIEVKVEPIDIE from the exons atgTTAAAACAAAGAAATTCGTTTTTCttgcttgaaatttatttaaatcttaattctaatttaattttctttttttttccagaTCAACCAACGGTTCTGGAATCGAACCAAGTCCCCAAACCATCAACCTGGTACTACGTGGAGCTGCAATACGCCAAAAACAGCAATGGAAGCATTCTGCTCTTCCGCGGCTACCGCTACGACCGTCagaagctgtttcccgatgccGTAATTTCGTGGAAATGCTCCGAGCGTGACTGCCCCGCCATGGTATTCACACTGGGTGAAAACTGCCTCAAGATCAAATCCCATGCTCACAACCACGCGTGCCTCGGCAACAAGGCGATGGTTTTCAGCAAGAAAGTGTCCCAACTAGCGCCGCAGTACCAGAACGTCCAACCAGCGCTGCAAGTGCCTT CGAAACCACCGCCGCTGCTGCACGACCACCAAACGCCGATGCCCTCGATCTGGTACACGGTTCCGCTGAAGTTCTTCCGCAACAAGGTGAGCAAGCTGAGCGTCCGGTTCCACGGCCACGAGTACAACATGGAGAAGAAGACACGGTCGGGGGATACCGTGACGTGGATTTGTCCCAAGCCCGCGTGCAGCAGCTTCATCATCACTCGCGGCAAGGATCAGGTTTGGCTGTGTCCGCGACCCCATAATCACGCACCGAGCGCGTTCCGAGCGCTTAGGGTGAAGCAAAGCGACCAGAAACTGGCTGACGGTGGTCAGGCCCAGAAAGCTAGTACTGCGCCGAAGCAAAGTGTTCCGAAAAGTGACAATGCAGCGAAAAATGACAATGCTCCGAAAACTGACAATGTTCCAAAGTTGAAAGAGGAGGTCGACCCAATGGGGGATGACGTTGAATACATAGAGGTTAAGGTGGAACCAATTGATatagaataa
- the LOC128093740 gene encoding uncharacterized protein LOC128093740 gives MFRGHRYRFQTRTASFLAYWRCFKEKCMASLCTRGNHWAKLGPQPHRHARVTNDISQKTNAGDSDTVNDPDNPPLLMEGQEPIPKTWYTAPLRIFQNKRGTTNLNFRGYIYFKGRPGRNDTCSWTCSRFKCRSKLVTRHDNKFQVQARPHNHEPQCLDGFGSDEVVECVQIKNEPIEID, from the exons ATGTTCCGCGGCCACCGGTACCGCTTCCAGACTCGGACCGCCAGCTTTTTGGCCTACTGGCGCTGCTTCAAGGAGAAATGCATGGCTTCGCTGTGCACCCGCGGTAACCACTGGGCCAAGCTTGGCCCGCAGCCGCACAGACATGCCCGAGTCACGAACGACATCAGCCAGAAGACGAACGCCGGGGATTCAGATACGGTTAACGATCCGG acaACCCACCGCTGTTGATGGAAGGCCAGGAACCGATTCCAAAGACGTGGTACACGGCTCCGCTGAGGATTTTCCAAAACAAGCGAGGAACAACGAATCTCAACTTCCGGGGGTACATTTACTTCAAGGGAAGACCCGGTCGGAACGATACCTGCAGCTGGACCTGCTCGCGGTTCAAGTGCAGAAGCAAGCTCGTCACCCGTCATGACAACAAGTTCCAGGTTCAGGCCCGACCCCACAACCATGAACCGCAGTGCCTTGACGGATTTGGCTCGGACGAAGTAGTAGAATGCGTTCAGATCAAAAACGAACCAATTGAGATAGACTGA